In Saccharomycodes ludwigii strain NBRC 1722 chromosome III, whole genome shotgun sequence, one DNA window encodes the following:
- the PCP1 gene encoding rhomboid protease PCP1 (similar to Saccharomyces cerevisiae YGR101W | PCP1 | Processing of Cytochrome c Peroxidase) translates to MLTTTTFKRFLCNTKVVLNNIKSSHPQKPVSRFNAKHGKLFFLSNSIDLQSSFTATKNLVNPTYVSPLSVLKSSIILPLLPKNNIRLFSNTNLQSRSWNVFTASNQKYISLNRFQSYRNANGNNSNSTLTLTLFGFVFMGVTFFSTPYLFEYVPLFTYFKTHPKEMVYSIIGLNLAVFGLWQVPKYWRFLQRYFLLEKDFVYSKWSLIGSAFSQQEMWHLGMNMLALWSFGTGLSVMVGAPGFFSLYMNASMLSSLFSLWYPKIMRIGMWGASLGASGALFGVFGCFAYLVPTAQILLFVFPIPGGAWLAFMGSVAWNAAGCILRWGTFDYAAHLGGSIMGILYGWYFSELIKKEREKRMSLLRNFF, encoded by the coding sequence ATGTTGACAACCACCACATTTAAAAGGTTCCTTTGTAACACCAAAGTTGttcttaataatataaaatcatCACATCCACAAAAACCGGTGTCGCGTTTCAATGCTAAACATGGCAAACTGTTTTTCCTAAGCAATTCTATTGATTTGCAATCCTCCTTTACTGCAACCAAAAACCTGGTTAATCCAACATATGTATCACCATTATCTGTCCTAAAATCCAGTATTATATTACCTTTGTTACCaaagaataatattagACTATTTAGCAATACTAATTTACAATCAAGATCATGGAACGTGTTCACAGCTTctaatcaaaaatatatcagCTTAAACAGATTTCAAAGTTATAGAAACGCCAACGgtaataattcaaatagTACACTAACGTTGACGCTTTTTGGCTTTGTATTTATGGGTgttacatttttttcaacaccTTACTTATTTGAATACGTGCCACTATTCACATATTTCAAAACACATCCTAAAGAAATGGTTTATTCCATTATTGGGTTGAATTTAGCTGTATTCGGATTATGGCAAGTACCAAAATATTGGAGATTTTTACAACGTTATTTCTTATTGGAAAAAGATTTTGTGTATAGTAAATGGTCATTGATTGGAAGTGCTTTTTCTCAACAAGAGATGTGGCACTTAGGGATGAATATGCTAGCCTTATGGTCATTTGGTACTGGTCTGTCAGTTATGGTTGGTGCCCCAGGTTTTTTCAGTTTGTATATGAATGCTTCTATGTTGAGCTCTTTGTTTTCTCTCTGGTATCCCAAAATAATGCGCATCGGTATGTGGGGTGCTAGTTTGGGTGCCAGTGGTGCATTATTTGGTGTATTTGGTTGTTTTGCTTATTTGGTACCAACTGCtcaaattttattgtttgtcTTTCCAATTCCGGGTGGTGCTTGGTTGGCTTTCATGGGTTCTGTCGCATGGAATGCTGCTGGTTGTATTTTAAGATGGGGTACTTTTGATTATGCTGCTCATTTAGGCGGTTCCATAATGGGTATTTTGTATGGTTGGTATTTTAgtgaattaattaaaaaagaacgtgaaaaaagaatgagTTTATTAAGAAATTTCTTTTAG
- the GTF1 gene encoding glutamyl-tRNA(Gln) amidotransferase subunit F (similar to Saccharomyces cerevisiae YGR102C | GTF1 | Glutaminyl Transamidase subunit F): MINKIVPKLKILRFKSSSVGPEFKSIEEIEQYLKPESCEWSVNDFLKVDESQQSNMVIPSNQDISRLLKLSGLPQISSAEKLEKIRKNLSTQISFINKLHSVELSNDKTFKPQHARILPRETKKLTLDDLKNQIETSAVNKEALGEISGYWDPTSLASISKDGFYVVREGLIKNRK; this comes from the coding sequence atgattaataaaatagtgccaaaattaaaaattcttAGATTTAAGTCATCATCTGTTGGTCCagaatttaaaagtattgAAGAAATTGAACAATATTTGAAACCAGAGAGTTGTGAATGGTCAGTTAACGACTTTTTAAAGGTCGATGAATCACAACAAAGTAATATGGTTATTCCCTCCAATCAAGATATATCCAgacttttaaaattgtcaGGCTTACCTCAAATATCATCAGCTGAAAAACTcgaaaaaataagaaagaaTTTATCCACACAGATATCGTTTATTAACAAATTACATTCGGTAGAACTTTCCAATGACAAAACATTTAAGCCTCAACATGCAAGAATATTACCTAgggaaacaaaaaagttgaCGCTTGATGATTTAAAGAATCAAATAGAAACAAGTGCTGTGAATAAAGAAGCATTGGGAGAAATCAGTGGGTATTGGGATCCCACATCTTTAGCGTCTATTTCCAAGGATGGCTTTTATGTTGTTAGAGAAGGGTTAATTAAGAACAGAAAATAG
- the NOP7 gene encoding mRNA-binding ribosome synthesis protein NOP7 (similar to Saccharomyces cerevisiae YGR103W | NOP7 | NucleOlar Protein): MRIKKKNTSGNAHNFITRTQAVRKLQLSLADFRRLCIFKGIYPREPRNKKKANKGSTAPVTFYYTKDIQYLMHEPILAKFREHKTFIKKVTKALGKGQVNTASKLESKRPQYTLDHVIKERYPSFPEALRDIDDALNMLFLFANLPATDKITSKVTQEATKLTNQWLAYVARERLVQKVFVSIKGVYYSATVKGEEIRWIVPYKFPENIPNDVDFRIMLTFLEFYSTLVHFVLYKLYHDAGLVYPPTLDLNKEKSIGGLSSYVLEENKGDATNVAKVTGVVLSSKENARKLDAVTLQDAMNADSKSEKLTEQIKDDYKDENPAETELDVFEDNNKNKGDVLEQPSKYSSPTSILFKNFVFYIGREVPIDILEFLILSCGGKVIIEAELDQLEDKSKIDLSNITHQICDRPIIKNKVVGRTYVQPQWVFDSINKGELVSANLYLPGETLPPHLSPWGDSVGYDPLAEEEEQQDEEEGEEEEEEGDISEDDKGGEEIEDDVDEDLVAQKELELEAKGVAYSDVKDKLLPSKKRKVAEDGDEDKDLKLIMMSNKQRKLYKKMQYSNNQKEERVETLKKKKKEIAKKKKQLKNSK; the protein is encoded by the coding sequence atgagAATCAAAAAGAAGAATACATCCGGTAATGCCCATAATTTCATTACTAGAACACAAGCAGTTCGTAAATTGCAACTATCTCTAGCTGATTTTAGAAGATTATGTATTTTCAAAGGTATTTATCCAAGGGAACCaagaaacaagaaaaaggcTAACAAAGGTTCTACTGCACCTGTTACCTTTTATTATACTAAAGATATTCAATATTTAATGCATGAACCTATTTTGGCTAAATTTAGAGAACATAAAACTTTCATTAAGAAGGTCACTAAAGCCTTGGGTAAAGGTCAAGTTAATACAGCCTCCAAATTAGAATCTAAAAGACCACAATACACATTGGATCATGTTATCAAAGAACGTTATCCATCTTTTCCAGAAGCTTTAAGAGATATTGATGATGCTTTGaatatgttatttttatttgctaATTTGCCAGCTACTGACAAAATTACCTCTAAAGTTACACAAGAAGCTACTAAATTGACCAATCAGTGGTTGGCCTATGTTGCAAGAGAAAGACTAGTACAAAAGGTTTTTGTTTCTATCAAAGGTGTTTATTATAGTGCTACTGTTAAGGGGGAAGAAATCAGATGGATTGTCCCATATAAATTCCCAGAGAATATCCCAAACGATGTTGATTTTAGAATCATGTTAACCTTTTTGGAATTTTATTCTACCCTGGTCCactttgttttatataaattgtACCATGACGCTGGTTTAGTCTATCCACCAACATTGGAtttaaacaaagaaaaaagcaTTGGTGGTTTGAGTTCTTATGTTTTAGAAGAAAACAAGGGCGATGCCACTAATGTTGCCAAAGTCACTGGCGTTGTGTTGAGTAGTAAAGAAAATGCTCGGAAGTTGGATGCCGTCACTTTACAGGATGCTATGAACGCCGATTCCAAAAGTGAAAAACTTACTGAACAGATAAAAGACGATTACAAGGATGAAAATCCCGCAGAAACTGAACTAGACGTTTTTGAAGATAACAACAAGAATAAAGGTGATGTTTTGGAACAGCCTTCTAAATACAGTTCCCCTACCTCCATCttgtttaaaaactttgtaTTCTATATTGGTAGAGAGGTTCCAATTGACATATTGgaatttttgattttatccTGCGGTGGTAAAGTGATAATTGAAGCTGAGTTAGATCAATTAGAAGACAAATCCAAAATTGATTTAAGTAACATAACGCATCAAATCTGTGATAGACCAATAATCAAGAATAAGGTTGTTGGTAGAACCTATGTCCAACCGCAATGGGTTTTTGATTCTATTAATAAGGGTGAATTAGTTTCTGCCAATCTATACTTACCAGGCGAGACTCTACCTCCCCATTTATCCCCATGGGGTGATTCTGTCGGTTATGATCCATTGgctgaagaagaagaacagcaagatgaagaagaaggtgaagaagaggaagaagaaggtgATATTTCAGAAGACGACAAGGGTGGTGAAGAAATAGAGGATGATGTGGATGAAGATCTAGTTGCTCAGAAAGAATTAGAATTAGAGGCAAAAGGTGTGGCTTATTCAGATGTTAAAGACAAATTATTGCCATCTAAGAAGAGAAAGGTTGCCGAAGATGGCGATGAAGATAAAGATTTGAAATTGATTATGATGAGTAACAAGCAACGTAAACTATACAAGAAAATGCAATATTCTAATAAtcagaaagaagaaagagttgaaactttaaagaaaaagaaaaaggaaattgccaaaaagaagaaacaattgaaaaactCGAAATGA
- the SRB5 gene encoding Srb5p (similar to Saccharomyces cerevisiae YGR104C | SRB5 | Suppressor of RNA polymerase B), with protein sequence MVQQVSLVSSIDDSSLALCLKTLTAISSTPAIKFENINVMYKPVIPRDIDMDNTGEAYTHEQQNRLKLSTTTNTTKPTTISGLINTPEKLWAISASDIPAAGNNREVSLQNITESLVNGTENGINVFMTSLGFELDFCYKSRGYRIFYQPYLIIDIYKIEHYGDINNLSTTDITSGGYLIRAYSNVEQVTDIENIKRATTSLLHLKRTLRGYIDLQVPDRQAMDSKIRDY encoded by the coding sequence ATGGTTCAACAAGTAAGTTTAGTTTCTAGCATTGATGATTCTTCCCTGGCTTTATGTTTGAAAACATTAACAGCAATTTCCAGTACTCCAGcaattaaatttgaaaatatcaatGTAATGTATAAACCAGTAATACCCAGAGATATCGACATGGATAATACAGGTGAAGCTTATACTCATGAGCAACAGAATAGATTAAAATTGTCAACTACAACGAACACAACAAAACCCACCACAATATCAGGTTTAATAAATACACCTGAAAAACTTTGGGCTATATCAGCAAGCGATATTCCAGCTGCTGGTAATAATAGAGAGGTTTCCcttcaaaatattactGAATCCTTAGTTAATGGCACCGAAAATGGAATAAATGTCTTCATGACCAGTCTGGGCTTTGAACTAGACTTTTGTTATAAATCTAGGGGATATagaatattttatcaaccctatttaataattgatatatataaaattgagCATTATGGAGATATAAACAACCTGTCCACCACTGATATTACCTCTGGCGGTTATTTAATTAGGGCTTATTCCAATGTGGAGCAAGTCActgatattgaaaatattaaacgAGCCACTACCAGCCTACTACATTTAAAGAGAACTTTAAGAGGATATATAGATTTACAAGTTCCTGATAGACAAGCAATGGATTCGAAAATTAGAGATTATTAA
- the VMA21 gene encoding Vma21p (similar to Saccharomyces cerevisiae YGR105W | VMA21 | Vacuolar Membrane Atpase), translating to MTQVDIPREVINKLMFFTAAMVIFPLVTFFATQYYTTNTIVSGGLAALAANIVLVSYCVVAFTEKLPSADGEETSEMKDKKEK from the coding sequence ATGACACAAGTAGATATCCCACGTGAAGTGATCAATAAATTAATGTTTTTCACTGCTGCGATGGTAATATTTCCATTAGTTACTTTTTTTGCAACTCAATATTATACTACAAATACTATTGTATCCGGTGGTTTAGCTGCATTGGCTGCGAATATAGTTTTAGTCAGCTATTGTGTCGTGGCATTCACCGAGAAACTACCTAGTGCTGACGGCGAGGAAACTTCAGAAATGaaggataaaaaagaaaaataa
- the VOA1 gene encoding Voa1p (similar to Saccharomyces cerevisiae YGR106C | VOA1 | V0 Assembly protein) gives MKFTTTNHILGLLFCVTVLVSTLFKVAKATEDTVVTNTDRDIKNMFSFMSLNSKVYNDLDHISSVSDLYTVANPEEPLIVLQFDSYPLYYNFEAGYYNNDYGFLSDFFDREITTVLEADADNNDDFSDSVSLFSVGDTLDISFTSFQLFKNENETSVAIFKFTGDYYNLDSLADYLNQLYEALEYKYSNIDNIVIQSAKHHKNNIKETTLFVSEDNDIIDHADTSKIVDDSLSQIWTEGLLMCLIVSFILILVLIFAIQWTSSITISYGALQKSNNPLKKVN, from the coding sequence atgaaatttACCACCACTAATCATATACTGGGTTTACTATTTTGTGTTACTGTCTTAGTATCAACCTTATTTAAGGTGGCAAAGGCCACTGAAGACACCGTTGTTACTAATACAGATAGAGATATTAAGAACATGTTTTCATTTATGTCATTGAATTCTAAAGTATACAATGATTTGGATCATATCTCTTCAGTCAGCGATTTGTACACCGTAGCCAATCCTGAAGAACCATTAATTGTTTTACAATTTGATAGTTATCCTTTGTATTATAACTTTGAAGCGggttattataataatgattacGGGTTTTTAAGTGATTTCTTTGATAGAGAAATTACCACCGTTTTAGAAGCCGATGCTGATAACAATGATGACTTTAGCGATTCTGTGTCCCTTTTTTCCGTTGGGGATACTCTAGATATTTCATTTACTTCCtttcaattatttaaaaatgaaaacgaAACTAGTGttgctatttttaaatttactGGTGATTATTATAACCTAGATTCTTTAGCCGATTACTTGAATCAATTGTATGAGGCTTTAGAATATAAATACAGCAACATCGACAATATTGTCATCCAATCAGCTAAACATCAcaagaataatattaaGGAAACTACCCTTTTTGTAAGCGAGGATAACGACATCATTGATCATGCTGATACTTCCAAAATTGTAGATGATAGTTTAAGCCAAATTTGGACTGAAGGGTTATTGATGTGTTTGATAGTTAGCttcattttaattttagttttaatttttgctATCCAATGGACAAGTTCCATCACTATCTCATACGGTGCATTACAAAAATCTAATAATCCATTAAAAAAGGTAAATTAG
- the CLB1 gene encoding B-type cyclin CLB1 (similar to Saccharomyces cerevisiae YPR119W | CLB2 | CycLin B (paralog of YGR108W | CLB1)): MSSNNNENEQFGHHILLHNNNLIKNGNAINNANNSNNVNNPNINEGISGNIQNRARFLRSSINLPAQFLKRSALTNVTNTTPDPFNSDNDGLRGATTGIPSMLKPSTVKATGVLSSSRNLANNNNSSKYHMPQQQEAIHLHHSNISNNRNTTTVNNNVDIGNRENKGNKENIDPATTELAKSIEKATISSINNPNVASISTIEKKSLRTINNNANEQQHNSLENGQKSAINSNINLNEKRFENPMKRPISTLVESEDPKKFKFSDSKGTEYEWEDLDAEDANDPFMVSEYVVDVFEYLHNLEVITLPNKNDLYKHPNIHQNRDILVNWMVKIHNKFGLLPETLFLALNIMDRFLCKERVQLDKLQLVGTASLFIASKYEEVYSPSVRHFAQETDGACDEEEIKEGEKFILQTLDFNLNYPNPMNFLRRISKADDYDIQSRTLAKYLLEISVVDFRFIGILPSMCAAAAMFISRKMLGKGYWDGNLIHYSGGYTKEDLAPVCQMIMDYLEQPVVHDEFFKKYASRRFIKASAISRQWAKKVISQGYDVMNLHEN; encoded by the coding sequence ATGTCTTcgaataataatgaaaacgAACAATTTGGGCATCATATTTTGTTacacaataataatttaatcaaAAACGGCAATGCTATTAATAATgcaaataatagtaataatgtcAACAATCCTAATATCAACGAAGGTATAAGTGGTAATATCCAAAATAGAGCAAGATTTTTAAGGTCTTCGATTAATTTACCGGctcaatttttaaaaagatcCGCTCTAACAAATGTCACTAATACTACTCCAGACCCATTTAATAGTGATAACGATGGTTTAAGGGGAGCAACTACTGGTATTCCATCGATGCTTAAACCGAGTACTGTTAAAGCTACAGGTGTTCTCTCCTCTTCGAGGAATTTAgctaacaacaataatagttcTAAATATCATATGCCACAGCAACAAGAGGCTATCCATTTGCACCATTCCAATATCTCAAATAATAGAAACACGACTACTGTCAATAATAACGTAGATATTGGTAATAGGGAGAATAAAGGGAACAAGGAAAATATAGATCCAGCTACAACAGAATTGGCAAAAAGTATAGAAAAAGCTACTATATCTTCTATTAATAACCCTAATGTGGCAAGCATTTCAACgatagaaaaaaagtcattaagaacaattaataataatgctaatgAACAGCAACATAATAGTTTAGAGAATGGTCAAAAATCTGCAATAAACAGTAATATCAACTTAAACGAAAAGAGATTTGAAAATCCGATGAAAAGACCTATTTCAACACTGGTAGAAAGCGAGGACCCTAAGaagtttaaattttctGATAGTAAGGGTACAGAGTATGAATGGGAAGATTTAGATGCCGAAGACGCTAATGATCCATTCATGGTAAGTGAATACGTTGTTGATGTTTTTGAATATCTGCATAATTTAGAAGTGATAACGCTACCCAACAAAAACGATCTGTATAAGCATCCTAACATTCATCAAAACAGAGACATCTTGGTCAACTGGATGGTCAAAATACATAACAAATTTGGTTTACTACCTGAAACTCTATTTTTAGCTTTAAACATTATGGATAGATTTTTGTGCAAGGAAAGGGTTCAATTGGATAAGCTTCAGCTAGTGGGGACAGCCTCCCTATTTATTGCTTCTAAATATGAAGAAGTTTATTCCCCTAGTGTTAGACATTTTGCTCAAGAAACTGATGGTGCATGCGACgaagaagaaattaaagaaggtgaaaaatttatattgcAAACTTtggattttaatttaaattaccCTAATCCGATGAATTTCTTAAGAAGAATTAGTAAAGCCGATGATTATGACATTCAATCAAGAACTTTAgctaaatatttattagaaataagTGTAGTTGATTTCAGGTTCATTGGAATATTACCCTCGATGTGTGCTGCCGCCGCTATGTTTATTTCAAGAAAAATGTTAGGGAAAGGTTACTGGGATGGTAACTTAATACATTATAGTGGAGGTTACACGAAGGAAGATTTAGCACCTGTATGTCAAATGATTATGGATTACTTGGAACAGCCGGTGGTGCATGATGAATTTTTCAAGAAATATGCTTCAAGAAGATTTATCAAAGCAAGTGCAATTTCCAGACAATGGGccaaaaaagttatatCGCAAGGTTACGACGTTATGAACCTAcatgaaaattaa
- a CDS encoding uncharacterized protein (similar to Saccharomyces cerevisiae YPR120C | CLB5 | CycLin B (paralog of YGR109C | CLB6)), whose amino-acid sequence MSGKGINTNSNMYSPGSGSISKENADISNNNKKFGISTPTLPVTNTTTTAATTTNTTNNNTNNNNNNKYIASSILPASSSRIQNQHKHKNSTIDITLNSSGKRIALAEVNRNNRLALPATILKNAAANDSNKEDTFFLENSCSNAYASSSSPPPLSISSSSITKSENISTHPVKDTAVAGTITTKEEHASTYNTKSSSISRKRFIYNDQDTSITGIDKAYTNNNDCIDTKTEFYVDEDDTKLPLSSPKRIKFSSSVTSTSRKCNETTLVPSSGATSSKSNNTNTYKDLDSEEANDITMVTEYTDEIFSFLYEKESSSFNLIPQFNYVELKTSSVYLRPSLRAVLVDWLIQVHQSFKLFPETLFLAINIMDRFMSLKKISLSKLQLVAITSLFIAAKFEEVVLPKIKKYSYMTDDAYDEGNIRDAEMYILQTLQFDLAYPNPLNFLRRISKADGYDFKCRTVAKFFLEYSICCSKFISAKPSRLSCMAMFCARSVFNKKPIWDKTLEHYSGGYDPLNDTILQDDILTLITEVAFPSTELSALHTKYKSKMYGKVYNIAKSWCVSVITDGKEQNDVTFTPSSTAKSKKQCNIFTPSH is encoded by the coding sequence ATGTCAGGTAAAGGTATTAACACTAATAGTAACATGTACAGCCCTGGTTCTGGATCTatatcaaaagaaaatgctGATATCtcgaataataataaaaaatttggaatCAGTACACCTACCCTACCCGTCACcaatactactactactgctgctactactactaatactactaataataatactaacaacaacaacaacaacaaatatattGCTTCCTCTATACTTCCAGCTAGTAGTAGTAGAATTCAGAATCAGCATAAACACAAAAATAGTACTATAGATATCACGTTAAACAGTTCTGGGAAAAGAATCGCATTGGCTGAAGTTAATAGAAATAACCGCTTGGCTTTACCCGCAACTATTCTAAAAAACGCAGCAGCAAATGACTCAAATAAAGAagatactttttttttggaaaattctTGTTCTAATGCGTATGCTTCAAGCTCTTCTCCACCACCTCTTTCTATATCTTCCTCTTCTATTACCAAAAGTGAAAACATATCAACGCATCCTGTCAAGGATACTGCTGTTGCTGGTACTATTACCACAAAAGAAGAACATGCATCTACCTACAACACCAAGTCTTCCTCTATCtcaagaaaaagatttatcTATAATGATCAGGATACCAGTATTACCGGTATAGACAAAGcatatacaaataataacgaCTGCATCGATACTAAGACAGAATTTTACGTTGATGAGGATGATACTAAGTTACCTTTATCTTCGccaaaaagaataaaattttcCTCTTCTGTAACTTCAACATCAAGAAAATGCAATGAAACTACTTTAGTACCAAGCAGCGGAGCTACAAGTTCCAAATCAAATAACACTAATACTTACAAAGATCTAGATTCCGAGGAAGCTAATGATATCACCATGGTTACTGAATATACAGATGAAATATTTAGTTTTCTGTATGAAAAAGAGTCTTcttcatttaatttaataccGCAATTCAACTATGTCGAATTGAAAACTAGTTCTGTATATTTAAGGCCTTCCTTAAGAGCCGTTTTGGTAGATTGGCTGATTCAAGTTCatcaaagttttaaattgttCCCAGAAACACTTTTTCTGGCTATCAATATTATGGATAGATTTATGAgtctgaaaaaaattagtctTTCTAAATTACAATTAGTAGCCATTACAAGCTTATTTATAGCTGCAAAATTCGAAGAAGTTGTATTacccaaaataaaaaaatatagttATATGACAGACGACGCTTATGACGAGGGGAATATAAGAGATGCTGAAATGTATATTTTACAAACTTTACAATTTGACTTGGCTTACCCAAATCcgttaaattttttgagAAGAATAAGTAAAGCTGATGGATATGATTTCAAATGTAGAACAGTTGCcaagttttttttggaatataGCATTTGCTGTTCTAAATTTATATCTGCCAAGCCTTCTAGATTAAGTTGCATGGCCATGTTTTGTGCTAGATcagtttttaataaaaaaccaATATGGGACAAAACTTTGGAACATTACAGCGGTGGTTATGATCCATTAAATGACACGATTTTGCaagatgatattttaactTTGATAACGGAAGTTGCTTTTCCTTCCACTGAACTATCTGCTCTTCATACTAAATATAAGAGTAAAATGTACGGCAAAGTTTATAATATAGCAAAAAGTTGGTGTGTATCTGTAATAACAGATGGTAAGGAACAAAATGATGTCACCTTTACTCCTTCCAGTACTGCTAAGTCTAAAAAGCaatgtaatatttttacacCCAGtcattaa